In Gimesia benthica, a single window of DNA contains:
- a CDS encoding PKD domain-containing protein — translation MLNLSPRTLLCVLLILIGSGLSGSPTHAAEEQPALDPIVRVVDLNVGETTTVTLSNGEQVKVKLCDLKETRDPIRNAVRSAVVTVEVDGDTIELESGMYNLPVGMGKAQIDCSITSGYNSNGTPSFWGLDKDARLRLWPNGSPLLKPGSFIYPVDQRWFATRTWYDNEPVDGGHEILPKIYYHSGLDIGGAEKLTRVIAATDAIVVSSGTDVLNGHEKDTPVAKRYDVVYLLDARGWYYRYSHLHKINDRIRPGRLIKQGEEIGILGKKGASGGWSHLHFEIKSRQPSGKWGTQAGYAFIWEAYRNQYQPKLVANTRRKHMVLPGNTVTLSGVQSYSVNHSIVDYEWIFSDGTTTRGPAIERKYDSPGIYCETLKVTDEAGNVDYDFAEVMVLDPKDREHYVPRIHASYWPSLKNRVGEPITFKVRSFNNTFGEEVWDFGDGTPEVRVKSDGNVNPLNEDGYAITKHTYQKPGDYLVKVERSREDDVKAETRLHVRVEP, via the coding sequence ATGCTGAATCTGTCCCCCCGTACTCTGCTCTGCGTTCTGCTTATCCTCATCGGCAGCGGTCTGTCAGGATCTCCAACACACGCGGCAGAAGAGCAACCGGCCCTGGATCCGATCGTGCGGGTTGTCGATCTGAACGTGGGTGAAACGACGACGGTCACGCTCAGCAATGGAGAACAGGTCAAAGTTAAACTCTGTGATCTCAAGGAGACCCGCGATCCGATTCGCAATGCAGTGCGCAGTGCTGTCGTCACCGTGGAAGTGGACGGCGATACCATCGAACTCGAATCGGGCATGTATAATCTGCCGGTAGGCATGGGCAAGGCGCAGATCGATTGTTCCATCACCAGTGGCTACAACTCCAACGGCACGCCGTCATTCTGGGGGCTCGACAAGGATGCCCGGCTCCGCCTGTGGCCGAATGGTTCGCCGCTGCTCAAACCAGGTTCATTTATTTATCCCGTCGATCAACGCTGGTTTGCGACGCGCACCTGGTACGACAATGAACCGGTAGACGGCGGCCACGAGATCCTGCCAAAAATTTACTATCACAGCGGTCTGGATATCGGTGGTGCCGAAAAACTGACGCGGGTCATCGCGGCCACCGATGCGATTGTGGTCTCTTCCGGAACGGACGTGCTGAACGGCCATGAAAAAGATACACCCGTCGCGAAGCGGTATGATGTCGTCTATCTGCTGGATGCCCGGGGCTGGTATTACCGTTACAGCCACCTGCACAAAATCAACGATCGCATCCGCCCGGGACGACTGATCAAACAGGGCGAAGAGATCGGTATCCTCGGAAAGAAAGGGGCCAGCGGCGGCTGGTCGCATCTGCACTTTGAAATCAAGAGCCGCCAACCATCGGGCAAGTGGGGCACCCAGGCAGGCTACGCATTCATCTGGGAAGCATACCGTAATCAATACCAGCCCAAACTGGTCGCGAACACCCGCCGCAAACACATGGTCCTGCCAGGTAACACGGTCACCCTGAGCGGAGTACAGTCCTACAGTGTTAATCACAGCATTGTTGATTACGAATGGATCTTCAGTGACGGCACGACCACCCGGGGCCCGGCGATCGAACGCAAATATGACTCTCCCGGCATCTATTGTGAAACGCTTAAGGTCACCGACGAAGCGGGGAACGTCGATTATGATTTCGCGGAAGTCATGGTCCTCGATCCCAAAGACCGGGAACATTACGTGCCCCGGATCCATGCGAGTTACTGGCCTTCGCTCAAGAACAGAGTAGGCGAACCGATCACTTTCAAGGTCCGGTCATTCAATAATACATTCGGCGAAGAGGTCTGGGACTTCGGTGATGGCACACCTGAAGTCCGGGTTAAATCAGACGGTAATGTGAACCCGCTGAATGAAGATGGTTACGCGATCACAAAACACACGTATCAGAAACCCGGCGATTACCTGGTGAAGGTGGAACGCAGCCGCGAGGATGATGTGAAAGCAGAGACACGCTTACATGTGCGGGTGGAACCGTAA
- the larB gene encoding nickel pincer cofactor biosynthesis protein LarB gives MADDQLSQLFELVKQGTLSVEQAVEQAESQGHHKSGMLSSANIDLDRSSRCGYPEVIYCEGKTSTALVEIFTLLLESKQRCLGTRISEEQAETVLKQFPQAIYNQVARTIRIPEKDAAFDEELTKGKITVLTAGTSDRPVAEEAMETLIWMGYEPDLIVDVGVAGPHRLIEQLPRIQNVSAIIVAAGMEGALPSVVGGWVSCPVIAVPTSVGYGASLGGLTALLGMLNSCAANVTVVNINAGFKAGFIAGLIADQQRSSSES, from the coding sequence ATGGCGGATGATCAACTTTCTCAACTGTTTGAACTGGTAAAACAGGGAACGCTCTCTGTGGAACAGGCGGTCGAGCAGGCGGAGAGCCAGGGACATCACAAATCGGGAATGCTCTCTTCCGCGAACATCGACCTCGATCGCAGTTCCCGCTGCGGTTATCCCGAAGTCATCTACTGCGAAGGCAAGACATCCACCGCGCTGGTTGAAATCTTCACGCTGCTGCTCGAATCAAAACAGCGCTGCCTGGGCACACGGATTTCCGAAGAGCAGGCCGAGACCGTACTCAAGCAGTTTCCACAGGCGATCTACAATCAGGTGGCGCGGACGATTCGCATCCCGGAAAAAGATGCTGCTTTCGACGAAGAGTTGACCAAAGGCAAAATCACGGTGCTGACCGCAGGCACCAGTGATCGTCCCGTCGCGGAAGAGGCAATGGAAACACTGATCTGGATGGGCTACGAGCCGGACCTGATCGTGGATGTGGGCGTCGCAGGGCCACATCGCCTGATCGAACAGTTACCCCGCATTCAGAATGTTTCGGCCATCATCGTGGCTGCCGGCATGGAAGGGGCGCTCCCCTCGGTGGTCGGTGGCTGGGTCTCCTGCCCGGTGATCGCAGTGCCGACGAGCGTCGGTTACGGCGCGAGCCTGGGCGGCCTGACGGCGCTGCTCGGCATGCTCAACAGTTGTGCCGCGAATGTGACCGTGGTTAATATCAATGCAGGCTTCAAAGCCGGTTTCATCGCCGGCCTGATCGCCGACCAGCAGCGTTCCTCCTCCGAAAGTTGA
- a CDS encoding phytanoyl-CoA dioxygenase family protein, protein MTEDAIVQEYREQGFVHIPEFYSAEQLAQIRAAVDRYNREVVPGVPENDVVFEADGTAIRNCWRMQIHDPFFAELPQAAQLQPLIAALVNGTPLCMGVETFNKPAKVGSGVPPHQDNAYFCQEPPDVLTVWVALDEVTPENGPVQYVGGSHQAGLKVHTPSGVKGNSFGLAEEVDAATATPALLKAGDVLIHHCQTIHFSDPNVSDHPRLGLLMVFRGEHTQDSPEMKAAYQKARALMESQAS, encoded by the coding sequence ATGACTGAAGACGCCATCGTTCAGGAATACCGGGAACAGGGGTTTGTGCACATTCCCGAATTCTACTCTGCCGAACAGCTGGCCCAGATCCGTGCTGCGGTCGATCGCTATAATCGGGAAGTCGTTCCCGGGGTGCCTGAGAACGATGTGGTCTTTGAAGCGGATGGCACCGCGATTCGCAACTGCTGGCGGATGCAGATCCACGATCCGTTCTTCGCAGAGCTTCCGCAGGCAGCACAGCTGCAGCCCCTGATCGCTGCCCTGGTCAACGGCACGCCCCTCTGTATGGGAGTCGAGACGTTTAACAAGCCCGCAAAAGTCGGCTCGGGTGTACCGCCGCATCAGGATAATGCCTACTTCTGCCAGGAACCACCGGACGTGCTTACGGTCTGGGTTGCCCTGGATGAGGTCACGCCGGAAAACGGTCCGGTACAATACGTGGGTGGCTCGCATCAGGCAGGACTAAAGGTACATACGCCATCAGGCGTGAAAGGGAATTCCTTCGGTCTGGCAGAAGAAGTTGATGCCGCCACAGCGACGCCGGCACTGCTGAAAGCGGGCGATGTGCTGATCCATCACTGTCAGACCATTCATTTCAGCGATCCCAATGTCAGTGATCATCCGCGGCTCGGTCTGTTGATGGTCTTTCGAGGTGAACACACACAGGATTCGCCTGAAATGAAAGCCGCTTACCAGAAGGCACGGGCCCTGATGGAGTCGCAGGCAAGCTGA
- the acs gene encoding acetate--CoA ligase has protein sequence MSDQANENIESVLQETRSFPPPAEFVEQANISSKEQYEELWNRAKDDPAGFWGDLAQGLEWSQPYDQVLEGEMPETKWFTGGKINASVNCIDRHLDSWRKNKAAIVWEGEPGDTRVLRYQDLYREVCKFANCLKKLGVETGDRVTLYMPMVPELAIAMLACSRIGATHSIIFGGFSADAIADRNNDAQAKLVITADGGWRRGKNIPLKEAVDQSLEKSPSVEKVVVYRRTGCEVDMVPDRDYWWHDLMEDVSAECDPVELDSEHPLFILYTSGSTGKPKGVQHSTGGYLLGTMMTSKWVFDLKEDDTYWCTADIGWITGHSYIVYGPLANGATTVMYEGAPNWPDEGRFWEIIEKYQVNIFYTAPTAIRAFIKWGDEWPNKYDLSSLRLLGTVGEPINPEAWMWYHTVIGQERCPIVDTWWQTETGGIMMSPLPGVTATKPGSCTTPLPGVVPDIVTAEGESLGDNQGGLLVMRQPWPHMLRTLYGDHERFKDVYFSTIEGCYLAGDSARRDEDGYYWIMGRIDDVINVSGHRLSTMEVESALVAHPKVAEAAVVGFPHEIKGEGICCFVTLTTEDGSDELKNELKQHVRTQIGVVATPDEIRFAAALPKTRSGKIMRRLLRDIAAGRESTGDTTTLEDFNVIANLKQKED, from the coding sequence ATGAGTGACCAGGCTAACGAAAACATTGAAAGTGTTCTTCAGGAAACTCGATCATTTCCGCCGCCAGCCGAGTTCGTCGAACAGGCCAATATTTCGAGCAAAGAACAGTACGAAGAGCTCTGGAACCGGGCCAAAGACGATCCGGCCGGTTTCTGGGGCGATCTGGCTCAGGGACTCGAATGGTCTCAGCCTTATGATCAGGTCCTCGAAGGCGAGATGCCCGAGACCAAATGGTTCACGGGTGGCAAGATCAACGCTTCGGTCAACTGCATCGACCGTCACCTCGACAGCTGGCGGAAAAACAAGGCCGCTATCGTCTGGGAAGGCGAGCCGGGCGATACCCGCGTACTGCGTTACCAGGACCTGTACCGCGAAGTCTGCAAGTTCGCGAACTGCCTGAAGAAGCTGGGCGTTGAGACCGGCGACCGCGTCACCCTGTATATGCCCATGGTTCCCGAACTGGCCATCGCCATGCTGGCCTGCTCACGCATCGGGGCGACTCACTCGATCATCTTCGGCGGTTTCAGTGCCGATGCCATCGCCGACCGCAACAATGACGCCCAGGCCAAACTGGTCATCACCGCCGATGGCGGCTGGCGTCGCGGTAAAAATATTCCGCTCAAAGAAGCCGTCGACCAGAGCCTGGAAAAATCACCCAGCGTCGAAAAGGTAGTTGTCTACCGTCGTACCGGCTGTGAAGTCGATATGGTTCCCGATCGTGATTACTGGTGGCACGATCTGATGGAAGACGTCTCCGCAGAATGCGATCCGGTCGAACTCGACAGCGAACACCCGCTGTTCATCCTCTATACTTCCGGAAGTACCGGTAAGCCCAAGGGTGTGCAGCACTCCACCGGCGGTTACCTGCTGGGAACGATGATGACCTCCAAGTGGGTCTTCGACCTCAAAGAAGACGACACCTACTGGTGTACCGCCGACATCGGCTGGATCACCGGTCATAGCTACATTGTCTACGGTCCCCTGGCCAACGGAGCGACCACCGTGATGTACGAAGGGGCTCCCAACTGGCCCGATGAAGGTCGCTTCTGGGAGATCATCGAGAAGTACCAGGTCAACATCTTCTACACGGCCCCGACCGCGATTCGTGCCTTCATCAAGTGGGGCGACGAATGGCCCAACAAGTACGATCTCTCCAGCCTGCGTCTGCTGGGAACCGTGGGTGAGCCGATCAACCCCGAAGCCTGGATGTGGTACCACACCGTCATCGGACAGGAACGCTGCCCGATCGTCGATACCTGGTGGCAGACCGAAACCGGCGGCATCATGATGAGCCCGCTGCCCGGCGTGACCGCCACCAAGCCCGGCAGTTGTACGACTCCCCTGCCCGGTGTTGTGCCTGATATCGTCACCGCAGAAGGCGAAAGCCTGGGCGACAACCAGGGCGGTCTGCTCGTGATGCGTCAACCCTGGCCACACATGCTGCGAACCCTGTACGGCGACCACGAGCGGTTCAAAGACGTCTACTTCAGCACCATTGAAGGTTGTTACCTGGCCGGCGACAGTGCCCGCCGCGATGAAGACGGTTACTACTGGATCATGGGTCGTATCGACGACGTGATCAACGTTTCCGGTCACCGTCTGAGCACGATGGAAGTTGAAAGCGCCCTGGTGGCACATCCCAAAGTTGCCGAAGCAGCCGTGGTTGGTTTCCCCCATGAAATCAAAGGGGAAGGCATCTGCTGTTTCGTCACCCTGACGACAGAAGATGGCAGCGATGAGTTGAAGAACGAACTCAAGCAGCACGTGCGAACTCAGATCGGCGTGGTCGCGACACCGGATGAAATCCGCTTTGCCGCCGCTCTGCCGAAAACCCGCAGTGGTAAAATCATGCGACGTCTGCTGCGTGACATCGCCGCCGGTCGGGAAAGCACGGGCGATACCACGACGCTGGAAGACTTCAACGTCATCGCGAATCTGAAACAGAAAGAGGACTAA
- a CDS encoding glycoside hydrolase family 88 protein has product MNAHLLTLCLSLLTLISLPAAVVSAADEKTEPSTVDFKGKVAQQLASLRKEQALIHSALGVTRRETPIPCVFSADDLNFETDKTRVLLIGGMDGSQTSVDAVIDAVNWFYGSEAAAPLRKQFSLSAAPIANPDGWALQQGPKNASGGDPTTGYPPQGPAYHDAQKPEVQYLWRWIGMHAPDLVVDVRAGQQPQWFIPKTARKEVRGLQSQLSPVQTANAGWELAAALNTESPSLIGPIPALGLEVSTQDKSAFLSTLLKALKETSFPAPSPAREELIQRQQRTPIQVATQLSKVYGNDLGRLSYLPVLSLISQIRLGQLTNDQSRLPHVEKITQEYLKKNPQPLENKGGGSVIAGHLLFSELTKATGNRDYLKYAQQAADLGFDAQGKMKESMPHHVEMSDAVFMSCPILAVVGRLTGDSKYYDMAMKHWRFIQKLDQRPDGIYRNSPLSDAAWGRGNGFPALGLALVLSELPVHSPLREQFVEGHRQHLEALSKHQDPTGMWHQVIDHPESYREMTSTCMITFAMIRGVREGWLDESVYTPLIEKAWEGIKTRVAPNGTLVDVCTGTGKQKNLRGYLDRMAILGNDARGGAMAFIVSNEMAQWLNERANAAQQKQD; this is encoded by the coding sequence ATGAACGCGCACCTGCTGACCCTGTGTCTCAGCCTGTTAACCCTGATCTCCCTACCCGCTGCTGTTGTCTCTGCTGCCGATGAGAAAACGGAACCGTCGACCGTCGATTTCAAAGGCAAGGTCGCGCAACAACTGGCGTCTCTGAGGAAAGAGCAGGCACTGATTCACTCTGCTCTCGGTGTCACTCGCCGGGAAACGCCGATTCCCTGCGTGTTCTCTGCCGATGATCTGAACTTTGAAACTGACAAGACGCGCGTCCTGTTGATCGGGGGAATGGACGGTTCACAGACATCCGTTGATGCGGTGATCGATGCCGTCAACTGGTTTTATGGATCGGAAGCAGCAGCACCGCTGCGGAAACAGTTCTCACTTTCAGCAGCCCCGATTGCCAATCCGGATGGCTGGGCACTGCAACAGGGACCGAAAAATGCATCAGGCGGCGATCCGACCACAGGTTACCCGCCACAGGGCCCCGCCTATCACGATGCTCAGAAACCGGAAGTTCAATACCTGTGGCGGTGGATCGGCATGCATGCCCCGGATCTGGTGGTTGATGTCCGCGCGGGTCAGCAGCCACAGTGGTTCATCCCGAAAACCGCTCGCAAAGAAGTGCGCGGACTGCAGTCGCAGTTGTCACCCGTGCAAACCGCGAACGCAGGCTGGGAACTGGCTGCCGCTTTGAATACCGAGTCCCCATCTCTGATCGGACCGATCCCTGCCTTGGGTCTGGAGGTCTCAACTCAAGATAAGTCTGCGTTCCTCTCCACACTGCTGAAGGCGTTAAAGGAGACATCGTTTCCGGCGCCCTCTCCCGCACGTGAGGAACTGATTCAGCGTCAACAGCGGACGCCGATCCAGGTCGCTACGCAGCTCTCGAAAGTGTACGGCAACGATCTGGGTCGGCTCTCGTATCTGCCCGTGCTTTCACTCATCAGCCAGATTCGACTGGGACAACTGACGAACGATCAGAGTCGTCTGCCTCACGTCGAGAAAATCACACAGGAGTATTTGAAGAAGAACCCCCAGCCCCTCGAAAACAAAGGGGGCGGATCAGTCATCGCCGGTCACTTGCTCTTTTCCGAGCTGACCAAAGCAACCGGCAACCGGGATTACCTCAAGTACGCTCAACAGGCGGCGGACCTGGGTTTTGACGCGCAAGGCAAGATGAAAGAGTCGATGCCGCACCATGTCGAAATGAGCGATGCGGTTTTCATGTCGTGCCCGATTCTCGCGGTCGTAGGTCGGCTGACCGGGGACTCGAAATACTACGACATGGCGATGAAACACTGGCGCTTCATCCAGAAGCTGGACCAGCGACCGGACGGCATCTATCGTAATTCTCCCCTCAGCGATGCCGCCTGGGGTCGTGGAAATGGTTTCCCCGCGCTGGGACTCGCACTGGTCCTGAGCGAGTTGCCCGTGCATTCGCCGTTGCGGGAACAGTTCGTAGAGGGACATCGTCAGCACCTGGAGGCGCTCAGCAAACATCAGGATCCGACGGGCATGTGGCACCAGGTGATTGATCATCCGGAAAGCTACCGCGAAATGACGTCCACCTGCATGATTACCTTTGCCATGATTCGTGGCGTGCGGGAAGGCTGGCTGGACGAAAGCGTCTATACGCCTCTCATCGAGAAAGCCTGGGAAGGGATCAAAACCCGGGTCGCGCCGAACGGAACCCTGGTCGATGTCTGCACGGGTACCGGCAAACAGAAGAACCTCCGCGGTTATCTCGATCGCATGGCGATTCTCGGTAATGACGCTCGTGGCGGGGCGATGGCCTTCATCGTCTCTAACGAAATGGCACAGTGGCTCAATGAACGGGCCAACGCCGCTCAGCAGAAACAGGATTAA
- a CDS encoding PDZ domain-containing protein: MKSCFATLFAGALALSLLTTGYPAYSQEKETAALPQQAVDYILDLQSDDYQARQKATQELPKFGEQVVPPLLKVTQGDSLEAAVRAILVIEQVYILGKANSVGPAEDALEKLTKAKNPSVAIRAEEAIDRHADIREKRAVREIKKMGGTVKLWTPEDIARTAPGGSVEPGQVRYVALGSKWTGGEDGLRFIKRVRKFPVLYLIKGHPLPDLALEDLMRALPATQFQTRDSDAMLGITHMTGIRDQGGCLVGEVSDGLAAQKAGIRSGDFILKFDDKPVENFDALVKLIGGKSAGDVVQVELLRDGMIKKLPVTLSSWLDR, translated from the coding sequence ATGAAATCATGTTTCGCAACCCTGTTCGCGGGAGCACTGGCCCTGTCATTGCTCACGACCGGTTATCCTGCGTACTCACAGGAAAAAGAAACAGCAGCGCTGCCGCAACAGGCCGTTGACTACATTCTCGATCTCCAGAGCGATGACTATCAGGCCCGCCAGAAAGCGACCCAGGAACTGCCTAAGTTTGGCGAACAGGTTGTTCCGCCACTGCTCAAGGTAACCCAGGGGGACAGTCTCGAAGCCGCGGTCCGCGCGATTCTCGTGATCGAACAGGTCTACATTCTGGGGAAAGCCAATTCGGTTGGACCTGCCGAAGACGCACTCGAGAAACTCACGAAGGCGAAGAATCCCTCGGTTGCCATTCGCGCCGAAGAAGCCATCGACCGGCACGCCGACATTCGGGAAAAACGGGCCGTCCGCGAAATCAAAAAAATGGGCGGCACGGTCAAACTCTGGACGCCTGAAGACATCGCCAGAACAGCACCGGGCGGCAGTGTGGAGCCCGGACAGGTACGCTATGTGGCCCTGGGCTCCAAGTGGACCGGAGGCGAAGACGGCCTGCGGTTCATCAAGCGGGTCCGAAAGTTTCCGGTGCTGTATCTGATCAAAGGACATCCTCTTCCGGATCTTGCACTGGAAGATCTGATGCGGGCACTCCCCGCGACTCAGTTCCAGACCCGCGACAGTGATGCCATGCTGGGCATCACCCACATGACCGGCATCCGGGACCAGGGGGGCTGCCTGGTCGGCGAAGTCTCCGATGGTCTGGCCGCTCAGAAGGCCGGGATCCGCTCGGGAGACTTCATCCTCAAGTTCGACGACAAGCCGGTTGAGAACTTCGATGCCCTCGTGAAACTGATCGGGGGGAAATCAGCCGGCGATGTGGTACAAGTCGAACTGCTTCGCGACGGGATGATCAAGAAACTGCCCGTCACCCTCAGCAGCTGGCTCGACCGCTAA
- a CDS encoding neutral/alkaline non-lysosomal ceramidase N-terminal domain-containing protein yields the protein MISRFSVLLLFVPALVMLSLSVTEVYAEQAALRAGAAMIDITPEPGVSLDGVISKNGPVTGVHDRIYSRALVLDDGNTRVAICVNDLCMVERSYFDRAKQIVFEKTGLPANRMLMTSTHTHAAPRVPYGRASEQDDVYYQALIQKMAEAIITAEQNLAPAQIAWGSFDAGRYAACRRFLAEKGSVSLNPFGVAGEQIKSVSGRSKQIIQPAADIDPQCSILSVQHADGTPLAVLGNMSIHYCGGYRKGEISADYFGAYAKYLAEKLKSSGSHPPFVGMLSNGTSGNVGAVMKQDKRKYQPFEWIDESGKQFAEQTIKVLAQLQYQRKVPVEMVEREIELAIRKPDEERLAWAQEILANPKQKTLHPWSKIYATEAVELNKYPATETIKLQAIRIGDLGIVGLPCEVFTETGLAIKAGSPFGATFSMELANGSSGYLPTPTQHALGGYETWPARSSYLEIEAETKIRQTALELLRELHN from the coding sequence ATGATTTCGCGATTCTCTGTTCTGCTGTTATTTGTGCCTGCACTCGTGATGCTTTCGCTCAGTGTGACTGAAGTTTACGCGGAACAGGCGGCGCTGCGTGCCGGGGCCGCGATGATCGACATTACCCCCGAGCCCGGCGTTTCACTGGACGGCGTTATTTCCAAGAACGGCCCCGTCACAGGAGTGCATGACCGGATCTATTCCCGTGCCCTGGTCCTCGACGATGGAAACACGCGGGTTGCGATCTGCGTGAACGACCTCTGCATGGTCGAGCGGAGTTACTTCGATCGGGCCAAGCAGATCGTATTTGAGAAGACCGGACTGCCCGCGAATCGGATGCTGATGACCAGCACGCACACACATGCGGCGCCCCGCGTTCCCTATGGTCGCGCGAGCGAGCAGGACGATGTCTACTATCAGGCGCTGATCCAGAAGATGGCCGAGGCGATCATTACTGCCGAGCAGAATCTCGCACCGGCCCAGATTGCCTGGGGGTCCTTCGACGCCGGTCGCTATGCCGCGTGTCGGCGTTTCCTCGCAGAGAAAGGGAGCGTCTCGCTGAATCCGTTTGGTGTCGCGGGAGAGCAGATCAAATCGGTATCAGGGCGCAGCAAACAGATCATTCAACCCGCGGCTGACATTGATCCCCAGTGCTCGATTCTCTCCGTGCAACACGCCGACGGTACTCCGCTGGCAGTACTGGGGAACATGAGCATTCATTATTGTGGTGGTTACAGGAAGGGAGAAATCAGCGCGGATTACTTTGGTGCGTATGCGAAATATCTCGCGGAGAAACTGAAGTCGAGCGGTTCCCATCCCCCGTTTGTGGGCATGCTCTCCAACGGCACCAGCGGGAATGTGGGCGCGGTGATGAAACAGGACAAACGGAAGTATCAGCCGTTCGAATGGATTGACGAATCGGGAAAGCAGTTCGCCGAACAGACCATCAAGGTCCTGGCACAGTTGCAGTACCAGCGCAAGGTTCCGGTGGAGATGGTCGAGCGCGAAATTGAACTGGCGATCCGTAAGCCGGATGAGGAACGCCTGGCCTGGGCACAGGAGATCCTGGCGAATCCGAAACAGAAAACCTTGCATCCCTGGTCGAAGATTTACGCGACCGAAGCGGTCGAACTCAACAAGTACCCGGCGACGGAAACCATCAAGCTGCAGGCCATTCGCATCGGCGATCTGGGTATTGTCGGTCTGCCTTGTGAAGTCTTTACCGAAACCGGGCTGGCGATCAAAGCGGGCAGCCCTTTCGGTGCCACCTTCTCCATGGAACTGGCTAACGGATCGAGTGGTTATCTGCCCACACCCACACAGCATGCGTTAGGCGGTTACGAAACCTGGCCCGCCCGGAGCAGTTACCTGGAGATCGAAGCGGAGACCAAAATCCGGCAGACGGCCCTGGAGCTGCTGCGTGAGTTACACAACTGA